One Nitrospira sp. DNA window includes the following coding sequences:
- a CDS encoding Two-component system sensor histidine kinase, giving the protein MDQCATADPRERWIPPIVAGLSGGLFVFDLFMPLGVANGVLYAGVVLLASASSNPRLLMLTAVGTTGLLLAGASLGPHLGTIPLWVGVVNRTLSLVIVWVSAILLRQRHQAEVRLRQAKDELEDRVAARTKELADVNQSLLNEISEHVETEESLRASEHALAVSRQELQDLAARLLTAQEEERRRISRDLHDDINQRLAMLVVQVESLDTDLPATAGACSKELRSIQDRLIELSDDVRHLAYQFHPSILDDLGLTVALQRLVEDCAARANFQGTFEVHLAPRPVPQEVSTCLYRIAQECLANVMKHAQATRVLVSLSSTADTVSLTVEDNGVGFDAQAGTDNRGLGLVSMAERVRLVQGTVTIDSAPQRGTRLHISVPHMEVPA; this is encoded by the coding sequence ATGGACCAATGCGCGACAGCCGACCCCCGTGAGCGATGGATTCCGCCGATTGTCGCCGGATTGAGCGGCGGCCTGTTCGTGTTCGACCTGTTCATGCCGTTGGGGGTGGCCAACGGAGTGCTCTACGCCGGCGTCGTGCTGCTGGCATCGGCCTCTTCGAACCCGCGACTCCTGATGCTCACCGCGGTCGGCACCACAGGCCTCCTCCTCGCTGGAGCCTCTCTGGGACCTCACCTCGGCACCATTCCCCTCTGGGTCGGAGTCGTCAATCGCACCCTCAGCCTGGTCATCGTCTGGGTCTCGGCCATACTGCTGCGGCAGCGACACCAGGCGGAAGTCCGGCTGCGACAGGCCAAGGATGAACTGGAAGATCGCGTCGCCGCCCGCACCAAAGAACTCGCCGACGTCAACCAATCGCTGTTGAACGAAATCTCCGAACATGTCGAAACGGAGGAGTCCCTCCGGGCAAGCGAGCATGCGCTCGCCGTCAGCCGGCAGGAGTTACAAGATCTGGCCGCCCGACTGCTGACGGCGCAGGAGGAGGAACGTCGGCGCATCTCCCGAGATCTCCACGACGACATCAATCAACGGCTGGCCATGCTGGTTGTGCAAGTCGAATCGCTGGATACAGATCTTCCGGCCACCGCCGGCGCCTGCAGCAAAGAGTTACGGTCGATCCAGGACCGTCTGATCGAACTGTCGGACGATGTCCGCCATTTGGCCTATCAGTTCCACCCCTCCATCCTCGACGACCTCGGACTCACCGTCGCCTTGCAGCGTCTGGTGGAGGACTGTGCCGCACGCGCGAACTTCCAGGGCACGTTCGAAGTCCACTTGGCGCCCCGCCCCGTGCCGCAGGAGGTATCGACGTGCCTCTATCGCATCGCGCAAGAATGCCTGGCCAATGTCATGAAACATGCGCAGGCCACGAGGGTGCTCGTGTCCCTGTCGTCCACCGCCGATACCGTCAGTCTCACCGTAGAGGACAACGGGGTCGGATTCGATGCGCAGGCGGGAACCGACAATCGCGGCCTCGGGCTGGTCAGCATGGCGGAACGGGTGCGGCTGGTCCAGGGCACCGTCACGATCGACTCGGCTCCGCAGCGGGGCACCCGCCTGCATATCAGCGTGCCGCACATGGAGGTGCCGGCGTGA
- a CDS encoding Two-component transcriptional response regulator, NarL/FixJ family — MTTMPRVLLADDHTLVLEGFRRIVEQRCEVVGTVEDGRALLDAATRLHPDLILLDISMPLLNGIDAARQVKKLLPDVKLVFVTMHADPAYVSEAFKAGASAYLLKRSAARELDHAIDSVLKGQYFVTSLLTRDLVTSLAEGHGNLFVQRQDLTPRQREVLQLVAEGRTIKEIAALLNISPKTVEFHKAQIMFHLNLHTTAELTKYALAHGLTSA; from the coding sequence GTGACGACGATGCCGCGAGTGCTGCTGGCCGACGACCATACCCTGGTCTTGGAAGGCTTTCGACGCATCGTGGAGCAACGGTGCGAGGTCGTGGGAACGGTCGAAGACGGTCGCGCCTTGCTCGATGCCGCCACGCGCTTGCATCCCGATCTGATCCTGCTGGACATCTCCATGCCGCTGCTGAACGGCATCGATGCGGCAAGGCAGGTGAAAAAGCTGCTTCCCGACGTCAAACTCGTCTTCGTCACCATGCATGCGGATCCGGCCTATGTGAGTGAGGCGTTCAAGGCCGGCGCGTCGGCCTACCTCCTCAAACGGTCCGCCGCCCGGGAACTGGACCATGCCATCGACTCCGTCCTGAAGGGACAATATTTCGTGACCTCCCTGCTGACGCGGGACCTCGTCACCTCCCTGGCCGAAGGCCATGGGAACCTCTTCGTGCAACGGCAAGACCTGACCCCGCGCCAGCGGGAGGTGCTTCAGCTCGTTGCGGAAGGGCGCACCATCAAGGAAATCGCCGCGTTGCTCAATATCTCACCGAAGACCGTGGAATTTCACAAGGCCCAGATCATGTTCCATCTCAACCTGCACACCACGGCCGAATTGACCAAGTATGCCCTCGCCCATGGGTTGACATCCGCCTAA